ggttgttgttgtttttttacctctctTGATATAATCTTGGCAGTGGGAACGTCACACACATCGGACACGGCGATGAAGTCGCCAAAAGAAGACATCCGGTCAGAACCTGAGaaaggcatttttaaaaaatagggcTTACAAATGGCTAACTCGATCCAAATCCATCGACaatatctcacaaaagtgagtatacCACTCacgtttttgtaaatattttattgtctttttttcatgaGGCAGCACTTAAAGAAATGACACTGTGCTACAAAGTAGACAACGTTCGAAAGATGACGCACTCCAAAGCCTCAACAGGTATTTTAAAAGGGAGAATAACTTTACACTGTTCTACAAGATGGACACGGACTACATGACACTGTGGCAAAatgtcatttcttcagtgttgtcccacGAAAAGATACAATaaagtatttacaaaaaaacgtGATGGGCGGACTCGTATTTGTGAGCCACGCAATCTGAGGTCGAAATTAGATGTTCAAACCTCTCGCCCTGGCATAGGCGGCGGCCAGCGGGCTGAGATCCTTGAACATGTCGTGAACCGTGCACACCTTGGCCTCCTCTTCAGTCAGAGGAACTCCCACTGCAGCacctgcgcacacacaaaaaagaaagatgaattGTTGGATTCTCCACAGTAATTTCATCACATTAAAGACTGTTGCGCGTCTCTCCTTGTTACCGGCAGGGCTGACGTGCTTGAAGGACGCGGCAGCGGCCACGCCGAGGGCGCTCCTCAGTTCCCGGACGAGCTGCCACGCGTTCAGGGCGTCGCACAAGTTGATGAAGCCGGGAGAGCCGTTGACCACTGAGACAAAGTAAAACCAAATCAATGCAATACAAAAGGGTTCTGGCTTCTGAAAATGTACAATTATATCATATGCAATATGGATAAGATTTGGAAAAAGAAGCAGGAGAAGGTCGATTCGTATTCTCATTCCCAATTAAATGGACAATTCCCACCGACACActccaaaatattaaaaaagcaGTTATAGCTTCAAAACATTTGTCTTTGTAAAGAAGGTAGAAGTTGATTTTAATCAAATCATTCATTATAATTCATTTAATCATAATTATCAGCGACTGTATTTTTCTTATAATTAATTTATATTAAATAATGAACAAGATGTAAGTATGAACTTTTCCacccattttattatttgatgactaaaacaattgtttaatacATTAAATAGAACCTATCTACACAATGTacaattgttcattttactattttaaatttcatttacaataaatacatttaccaactattcaataaaataaaaaatgtaactattataacaaccattttatttgtaaagtgtttgttttcctaatatcttattttgaatgaatgaaccaattatttcatGAACAAATGTTGCATGTATAAGGATAATTATTTCtcatatttttactttgttattTACAATACTTCCATTTATTTATGAGGTGAAGACATAAAACAAACGCATTTCACCATGTTTAggctaaatgaatgcaacaaatattacagggcTCTTGATTACAAATGCTcggtgggccggattaaagaacgGAGAAATACGACGCAACATCCCTTTGGAGGGAGCGGAGGAGGTCGCGAAGAGGGCACCTTTGAGGGGGAGGCCCGAGTGCAGCGTGTAGAGCTGGGCGGGCGCTTGGTGCGGGTTCATGCCATAACGCAGGGGCAGCTGCGAAACGCCACGGCCGTACCGTCCGCGGAAGTAATCCGCTATAGCGTCGTCATACTGGGCCGTGTGAGTGAAAGCCTAAGGAAAGTTCAAATTTGTAAGACATTAGTGCGGCAAAAGGAAACAAAGCTGCAATCTTATCCGGTgctactattaaaaaaaaatgaataacataaatgttttaaaaaaaaagaagaaaaaaaaaaagcatttaaactTTGGTAAAGCCGTCAAATtacgaaagttttttttttttttttttttctctctttactTTAAGAGCCAGAGTCCTTCGTGTGTCCAAAGTGGTATCCTTGTCTTCTGCGCTCTCCATCTCCGTGGCAACCAGTGAATAATCAGCCGGGTCGCACACAATTGTGACCCGTGTGTGATTCTTAGCTGCCGCCCTCAGCAAAGTGACGCCACCTCatcgaggggaaaaaataaatacaaataataaataccaaaaaaataaagtgacagTAAGCATTTGTCTTATTCATTTCAAGCAATATAACATTTGGCTAGGTTCAGTTTGACATTACAAGCGTCACAAAACGCACGCACGACTCACCAATGTCAATCTGCTCCACAGCGTCTTCCGCTTGAACATCCGGGTTGGAGACAGTTTTGACAAACGGGTACAGGTTGCACACCACCACCCTGGAGAAGAGCACGGACGAGAGCATTTTCACACTTTGCATAACGTGTAACGTATCGCTCACAATAAACGGGGGTTAATCGcacccacagaaaacccacacagtcacGAGGATAACATGATCGACCTCCACGGGAATGCACAATTGCACGTGCTCGTTAAATCCGGGCACTGAAGAGAGCAAACCAGGACGCCGATCAATAAGCTATCAGTGTTACTAATCAGATTCTCGTCTCGTGCGTTGTTCACATCTAACAAGTCAGATGTCGTCAGAGCCCTCTTGACCCGACACAAACCAGTCACAAGGCGGGCATCAGTTGGAGCAGCACGTTTCCAATTAACGTGCTGCTAAAACTCAACCACGTGTGCTTCCTGTTTCTAACCGTTAAAAAGTGCACATTGCACACAATGTGTTCAAATTACGAGCATGTGAAATAGTTATGTGTAATATTTCTCGAGGCTACTTGTGCTCTCACCTGACTAGGCTATAGCCCAGTTTATCCATGTCTGCGGTGTCACTGGCCGTCTTCCTGGCCAGGATACCGCCGTGGACTGCGGGATGGAGGGTCTTGACGCGGCCCCCCAGCATTTCTGGGTGCCCGGTAAGTTCCGAAACATCCCTGACAGACACACAGACGCAAGCGCACGCAcgtacgcacacgcacacacacatacagtgatAACTTGGTGCAGGAGAACACATACACCACAACGCAACATAGTTGCAAAGGCGACTATGGAAAGACCTTTGAGAATTTGGATATATAGCtggatatccagcttaaggtccatgtactagtacggtctttgtcctcactagtaagaccaTTCAGCACAGTAGGAGAATCTAGGGCGCGCTAGTAGAACCACTGTGTGTCTTACCTGTCAGGTTTTGGGGAGTTTTTTCCTGCACTAATGCCGTCCACTAATGTATGACATTTAACACGAGTGAGACAACTTTGGCACAGTAGTGGAAAACTCCAAGTTGCTAGTGAGGctaaactgtgcactagttgacatgtGTGAGCTACTAGTAGTACCAGTGAAACTCTAAACGTTAACAATGTAATAATGTCACTTGTCCTATTTGTAACACGAAGTTGTCAACTAATGCAGTTTTGACTCAATAGCAGAACAACTGTCTTATTGTTACGACTACTACTAGAGGCACTTTTGTCCACTAGTATGCAATTAACAACTGGGGAATAACTGTGTGTACAATATTGGGAAAACTTTGGCTTTGGCAAAGCTTCTAGTGGGCATCAACGTAGTTTACTAGTCATTTTCATTCTATACTAgcaggccaaaagtggcactaatAGTGGGAGGTGGCGGCGTTGCTACTAACAGTTACAGTGGTTGTACTAGTGCGCTGATTTGTcatactagtgaggacaaagagcgttcTAGTACATGGATGGACCTTAAGataatggaataaatgctcaaagtgATACGATGTAGCGTACCTGACAGTCAGTCCTGCATCCCGCAGGGCTTTGGCTGTCCCACCTGATGCTACCAGAGCCAAACCAACGTCCGCcagccttttggcaaactccagcAGTCCAATTTTATCTGACACGCTCAGCAGTGCTgcattccacacacacacacacacacacacaaacaaacaaacaaaacagtggGTTGTTTTCCACTCCCGCGGAAGTCAACAACATTTCGAGCGCACCGCGTTGGCAAATGTTAGCAAAGTTAGCACCACACCACGCGTAATGTTGGGAGAATAACTTCACACTTTTGACGAAAACCTCAACTGGGGATGCCGAAGACAACTCACCGAGTTCCGAGGAAGTCATTTTCACCGTCACGCTGTCGGTTCCCAGTTAGCACGGGGGTGAGCAAACGTTCTTGTAACACGAACGGAATCCAATATTGAAAGGACCCTGAAAACGTTTTCCAACGCTTCTGGTCAACTCCGTTCTCATCATGTGCTTCCAAAAGTGCTAAGTCCCGCCCGTCGACGTCGGGCCGACCCGGAACGTCACACGAGCGCACCCAAGTGGCCTACGTCATATTTACATCCAGGAAgttcttattcttattcttattcttattcttattcaaACAGTCCCACTCCAAagtccactatggccaagaccaaagagctgtcaaaggacaccagaaacaacatTGTAGACCCGCACCaagctgggaagactgaatctgcaataagtaagcagcttggtgtgaagaaatcaactgtgggagcaattgtTTGAGAATGGAAGACATGCAAGACCACTGATGagctccctcgatctggggctccacgcaagctctcaccccgtggggtcaaaatgatcacaacaaTGCTGAGCAAAAATCCTAGAACCACAcaggggggacctagtgaatgacctgcagagagctggtaccaaagtaacaaaggctaccatcagtaacggACTACGCCGCCAAGGACTCGAGTCCTGCAGTGCCGGACGTGTcgccctgcttaagccagtacgtGTCcgggcccgtctgaagtttgctcgagagcatttggatgatccagaagaggattgggagaatgtcataagGTCAGGTGAAACCGAAATAGAACTtttagaaaatctttgg
This sequence is a window from Phycodurus eques isolate BA_2022a chromosome 2, UOR_Pequ_1.1, whole genome shotgun sequence. Protein-coding genes within it:
- the atic gene encoding bifunctional purine biosynthesis protein PURH; this translates as MTSSELALLSVSDKIGLLEFAKRLADVGLALVASGGTAKALRDAGLTVRDVSELTGHPEMLGGRVKTLHPAVHGGILARKTASDTADMDKLGYSLVRVVVCNLYPFVKTVSNPDVQAEDAVEQIDIGGVTLLRAAAKNHTRVTIVCDPADYSLVATEMESAEDKDTTLDTRRTLALKAFTHTAQYDDAIADYFRGRYGRGVSQLPLRYGMNPHQAPAQLYTLHSGLPLKVVNGSPGFINLCDALNAWQLVRELRSALGVAAAASFKHVSPAGAAVGVPLTEEEAKVCTVHDMFKDLSPLAAAYARARGSDRMSSFGDFIAVSDVCDVPTAKIISREVSDGIIAPGYDGEALRILSKKKNGNYCVLQMDPDYEPDDTEVRVLFGLYLKQKRNSALINREFFSNVVSEGSLSETAVRDLTVATVAVKYTQSNSVCYAKDGQVIGIGAGQQSRIHCTRLAGDKADNWWLRHHPRVLTMKFRSGVKRAEMANAIDQYVSDTVGEGPELAVWKSMYEAVPELLSETEKKNWISSLQAVAASSDAFFPFRDNIDRAKRSGVEYIAAPSGSAADQIVINACNEQGITLVHTDRRLFHH